DNA from Patescibacteria group bacterium:
GCAAGCTTCCGGAGGGCCTGGCTCATGAGGCGGGCCTGCAGTCCGATGTGTTGATCGCCCATGTCTCCTTCTATTTCCGCTCGCGGAGTGAGCGCCGCCACGGAATCAATCACTATTACATCAACCGCGTTTGAACGCACGAGCGTCTCAACAATCTCAAGCGCCTGTTCGCCGGTGTCGGGCTGTGAAATCAAAAGATCATTAATTTTTACGCCGATGCGTTTTGCATAATCCGGATCCAGCGCGTGCTCGGCATCCACGAACGCGGCAATTCCGCCGCGCTTCTGCACTTCGGCGACAATGTGCTGCGCGAGTGTGGTTTTACCCGATGCCTCGGGTCCAAAGATCTCGATAATGCGGCCATGCGGCACGCCGCCGACACCGAGCGCGATATCGAGCGAAATGCTGCCCGTGGGCACGGTTTCCACCTGCATGCTCTTGGCCTCACCAAGCTTCATGATCGAGCCTTCGCCGAAACGGCTCTTGATCTGGCTTACCGCCTCCGAAGCGGCGTTTTGTTTTTCATCCTGCCCCTCCCGTTCCTTGTCTTTAGCCATACTAATTTATAATTAATTAATCTTCGTTTGATTCCATTATTATTTTTTTGTATACGGTTACGGCGCGGCTATGCCGTTTCCAGGCTTCAATGGTAACAATATTGAGGCCCCTTTGCAAATCCAGGGTATGGTTGAAGCGGCCTTCGCTGTCCGTGACCACCGCCTGGTCGTTGATTTTTACCAATGCCTCGGCGTCGGTTTTGCCCTGAATTTCCGCCTGCGCGCGAACCGTGACAAAATCATCCGGCGGAGCGGTAACGATAAGGGAAGGCGGGCGGAGAAGCGCGTTGATCTGCCAGCCGAGATATCCGATAATCGCGAGGCCGGCGATGCTTACCAAAAATATTTTTATGAGTCGCGGCGCCACAATCAGATGGCTCGGCCGCAGCGTGCCAGATGCCGGCCGATGCCCCGTTTTTCCCTGCACCTTTGCCGCGAGATTCCACTCGTGTTCAAATAATGGTATGAATTTTGCTTCCTTAAGGCCGAGAGCGCGGAGATAGGCGCGCAAATAATTTTTTGAATAAAGTATTTCCGGAAGTTCGGAAAAATCATTTTTTTCAAACGCGACAATAAATTTTTCCTGAAGGCCGGCGCGTTCGGCGGCTTCGGCCGTCGAGAGTCCGCGCCGTTCACGCCATGACGCGAGCTCCTGGCCGAGCGTCGGCATAACGTCAATAGTTTTGATGCGAAAAGCCGGCATGGGCAAAAAAATAAAAAATCAAATCTCAAATCTCAAAAATATTTAATCCTGATCGTTTTTTCGTCCCCAGCCCGTCTCGTCATCTGATGGCACATAGGCGCTCGGTTCTTCTTTAGCCTCATCCTCCTCAGCATCCTCCTCGGATTCTCCCGGCTCATTCTCGGCTTCTTCTTCCACTTCTTTTTCCTCACTTTCCTCTTCCTCCACCTCTTCTTCTTCCGCCTCTTCTTCTTCGGCTTGTTCCGTTGTTCCATTGTTCTGTTGTTCGGTTGCTATATTGTTCTCTTGTTCTTTCGTTGGCTCATCTTCCGCCGTCTCCTCGGAAACTTCTTCCGAATCCAGCGGCGCGCCGCCTAAGTCTTCAAGATCGTCTAGGGAGTTAATCAAAAGTTCGCGCGGTTTTGCGCCGTCGCCCGGGCCGATAATGCCCTGCTCTTCCATGAGATCCAAAAGTCTTGCCGCGCGTGCGTAACCGACTTTGAGCCGGCGCTGCAGGAGCGAGGCCGAAGCCTTCTTGGCCTGGAAAATCGCTTCAACCGCTTCTGGCATAAGCGGATCACCGTCGCCGTCGCTTGAAAAAATCGTGCCGCCGGCGGTGCCTTTTTCGGTTACGGTTTCATCATAAGACGCGGGCGCATATTTTTCTTTGATAAACGACACTACGTTCCTGATTTCCTGGTCCGTAACAAACGCGCCCTGGAGCCGACGCGGCTTTGATATTTCTGCGGATGTAAAAAGCATGTCGCCGCGGCCGAGAAGTTTTTCCGCGCCCGAGGTGTCCAGAATGGTGCGTGAATCCATGAGCGATGCTACGGCAAACGCGATGCGCGCCGGAAAGTTGGCCTTGATGAGGCCGGTGATAACATCAACCGACGGACGCTGGGTCGCGAGAATGAGGTGGATGCCGACCGCGCGCGCCATCTGGGCCAAGCGGATGATGCTCGCCTCAACCTCCGAGGCTGCCGCGGTCATAAGATCCGCGAGTTCGTCAATGACGATTATAATATACGGCAGTTTTTCCTGATGCCCGGAATTATAAGTTCCGATGTCGCGCGCGCCGCACTTGGAAAGAATATCAAAGCGTTTTTCCATTTCGCGGATCGCCCATTTGAATGCATTCACGGTTTTATGGACATCGGTGACAACCGGCGTCAAGAGGTGCGGCAATCCGTTATAAACCGGAAGCTCAACGCGCTTTGGGTCGATCAAAATGAATTTTAATTCATCCGGGCTGTTCTGAAAGAGGAGGCTCATGATGATGGCGTTAAGGCAGACGGTTTTGCCCGAACCGGTTGAGCCGGCGACTAGAAGATGGGGCATGCGCGCGATGTCGGCCAGGTGCGGCGCGCCGGAAACGTCCTTGCCGAGGGCGATATAGGTGTTGCTTTTTCGTCCGCGAAATTCGCGTGTATCAAGAATCTGCCGGAGCCGCACGGTGGCGATGCTTTGGTTCGGAACTTCAATGCCGACAAGTGATTTGCCCGGAATCGGCGCCTCGATGCGGATTGGGTGCGCCGCTAAGGCGAGCGCGAGATCATTAGTGAGCGCGGTAATTCGGGTGAGCTTTACACCCTCCGTCGGTTTCAGCGTATATTGTGTCACCGTCGGTCCGATCGCGATGTCGCCCATTTCAACCTGCACGCCAAAGTCGGCGAGCGTTTTGCGGATAATTTCCTGCCGTGCCTTGATGTCCCCGGCCGTGGGTTTGCCGGCTTCGGCCGAAAGAAGATCGAACGGAATATCGATCTTGGCGCGCACGCGCGTCGGCGCGGCCGAAGGCAAGTGCTCTTCCGGGGGCTTTATTATTCTTTCAATTCTATTTTTAATAATTTTTTTCGCGAATCCGGGATCGTATTCGCCCTGGTCATTGATGACTTCGGGCGCGCCGATTTCCGATTCGGTTTCATCCGAAAATTTAGCCGTGCGTTCGGAGCGTTTGAAAAGAAAACCGATTGGTTTGAAGATTGAGAAAATTGCGGTGAACATCCGGCCCACGATTGTGCCTGCGGCCATGAGATGCTGGATGTAGGTATTCAAAAGGAAAAGAATTGAAACCCCGGTCAAGGCGACGGTTAGTACGAGCGCGCCCCAAAAGCCGGTGAGTCCGAGAAACGGGCTCGCAACTAAAAGTCCGATCATGCCGCCGGCCGTGGCGAGTTCCTCGGCCGTAAAATCTTCGTTTCCAAAAACCAGCACATGCACAAGTGCGTTGAAAAATAGGAAAAATAAAACAACGCCCACCCAGTTGGTGGCGTTGACGCGGAGTTTTCCGGGCGCAAATATCACATAGGCGATCACGGCCATGATCACGGGTATTAAAATCCGATCCCAGCCAAAGGCGTCACGCAGAAAATCATTGATTTTTACCCCAAAAGAGCCCGCTAAGTTGAAGATGCTCAGGGCGATAATCAGAGTGGTTGCAAGGAGCGCGATAATCGCGATGCCGCGTCGGGTCTCCGGCGTCAGATGCCAATGAAATTTTTGGTGCTTTTCGCCCCGGTTTCCGTTGATTTTTTTTCTTTTTTTCATGTTATTTTTCGCCTAATTTACCCATAAATTATACCATTTTTTCAACCCTCGGTCAACGATAAACAAAAAACCAGATAATCTATCTGGTTTTTTGCGGTTCTGCATTTGAAGCTGCGTCACGGGGCCAAGCAAGTTTTGTCGAGTCAAAGGTTGGAAAGCGTAGAGGAGAGAGATTTATCCCGACAAAGTCAGGATAACGCTTCTAACACTCCGATCTGACAGAAGCTTACCCCGCTTCGCAGCTTTAAAGGCAGAACTCGGACTGCGGTTAGTAATATTAATTTAATACAGATTTTGGTCTCTGTCAACCGCGGAATATTCTCACGACAAGCTATATTCAGGATTCAAGATTTTTGAATGCTGGATATAGCCGGCCTGATGAATTTTTTAGGTTCAACAGGCCGAGAAAGGGTGCGGCCCGGGAGCGGACGGCTCAAGGTCACAATGGCCGAACCGTCCGCTCAACCAGGCCAGCGAGGCTCAAAGTCGGCAGAGTTCGCCAACGAGCCTTGCTCTCACTCCGGGCTTGCGAGATCTGAATCGCTAATCGCCAGCCGCGGTTTTGGCCGATATCCGCGGGAAAGATCCCGGTGCTTGATGGCCATCTCCAGGTCCATCAGCCCCTTGTCCCTCTCCACGTTCTCGCAGAGCTCGCAGACCGGTCGCAAGGACAGTTTCTTTCCGTTGTAGCGAACTAGGTAGGCCTTGCGAATCACCGGCTCGGAGAAGTCCGGGTTTTTCTTCCGTTCATCCTCAACCGCGAGATCGTGCGTCTCGCAGGTGCAATATATGAGTTCGTCGCACATGGCTAGTACCTCCTACTTCTATATGCCAAATGTCAGATGTTAGATGTCAAATCTTATGTTAAATGTCAAAGCTTAAATTGTAGATTTAAGATTCATCTTTGACATATAACATTTGACATTTGACCTTGAAAAGTTCACATCAGCCGCCGATTTTCATCAGCGTCTAATGATCGGGCACAACTGATTCAGGGGATGAATCATTATGTTGTGCCAAGTTGAAGTGGAAGAACTGTGAACGGTGGGAAGAACCGGATCAGGCCGCCGAGCTGGCGGTTTCGGGCTCCTCGATCTCCCCCTGGGCGCCTGCGGCCGCCTTGCGGGCCTTCTTTCCGTTCGGTCGCGGCTGGCGCGGGTTCCCTCCGGAGGTCCTGTCGAGCTCGGCCTTGGCGAGCGCCTTGGCTACGCGTTCCGCCTTTGCCGCCTTTTTTGCCGCCTTGGTTGCATCGCGGTTGGCTCTATTCTTTGCCATGTCCGCTTCCACCTGGGGGCGGAGCTCGGCCACCTTTTCGGGCGGCAGAAGGGGCTCGCGCGGCGCGGCCTTGGGAGCCTCGGGGGCGGGCATGGCCTCGGCCGGCGCGGCCTTGGGGGCCTTGGCAGCCTCCGCGTCGACTCGCGCCATCTCATCCTCGAACGATCCTCTCGAGATGACGCCGCCCTCGTAAAGGCCTCTGAGGACCGCCCTCTTCTCGTCCGGGGTGTTGGGGCACTTCTTGGTAGCGGGGGCTTCGGTCTTGGGAACCCTGCCCCGGACTTCGGCCATGGTTACCAGGGCGTTGAACCCCAGCTTCACCGACTTGTCGCGGAGGGCTAGCAGCAGGTCGCGAAGCTCCATGGCCCGCTTGAGCACGTCGTCCGAGAGATAAAAAGTTATCTCCGGAGCGAGTGGCGTTCCGCTTTCATCGGGCGGGGCGTAGTGAGTCACTCTGGTTTCCTCGTCGGCTTCCTTGTAGAGAACCTCGATCTTGCCGCCGTCCTTGGTGTTCACCGCGATCTTCTCCTTACCGCGGTAGGCGGCAAGGAGCAGGGCGAACGAGATGAATACCGAGCGCGCCCGTATCTTCTCTCCCTCGGTCATGGGGTCCAGATTAACCTGGATCTGGAGCGCCTCGAGCACGGGCTCGAGGAGCGAGCGAAGCGCGAGCACGACCGTGTACCAGCAGCCGTCCGAAGCCTTGACCTCGCCGATCCTCATCTTTACTATGGTCCTTATGCTCTTTCCCTTCATGACTGAACTCCTTATTGCCTCCCGCACTGCGGGGGGACTTGGCTTGGGTTTAAGGAACTAAGTTTCGCATCAGCCGCCAATTGTGATTCGCGGCTAGTGTGATGGCACGAAAGTTCGTGCCGTGTGGTGTGAGAAAAGCGGATTGGAACTGTGAAAGGTGAGTGGCTACAGGATGCAGCCGTGCTTGCGAAGCAGTGCCTCGGCGGCGCGCTGGCGCTCCGAAGCGCGCTTCGCGGTCTCGATCGCGGCGAGGATCTCGGAGGCTGAACGGGCGCGGACCACAGCGATCGACGCCTTGGCGTAATCCGCCTTGGCCGCGGGAATCTGCTCGAAGGTCCGGATGACCTCGGACGCTGCGCCCATCCGGCGGATGGCGGCGGAGACGGCCTGGGGTGTCGCGGCCTGGAGCAGGTCGCACTTGGCGGCGCGGCGGAGCACGATGCTCTGTCGGATGACCGCTACGCCCTCGCGGGTGATCGGCGTGCCGGCGGGCTCGGGCGCGGGGAGAACCGGAACGATCTGGATCAGACCGGGGGCCATGATGATGCTCGACATGCAGAGCTCCTTCTATATACCTCGACACTCGGTCGAGGATTTGCTTGGGGTTATATCACCGCTTCCCAGCTGGAGGAGAACCGTGGCACTAATTGGCGAGCTAAAATGCTCTTAATTATTTGAATGCCTGGTTAAACCCCCTCCATGTGGCAGGCGGTAATTTTTCCGGGAAAGAACTGGAGGCGTGTCTATTTGCGGGTTGCGCACGAGGCGCGCCGCAAATATAGGTTCTGCGAATGTACATGTTTTAGTAAACTCCTTGCGGAGACCAAAACGGACATCCTTGGAACCGCCTCCGACTTGCTTTGTCCCAAAGGGACTGGGCTCGCCGTTGGTTGACCCCTCCATTTCTTTCTTGGAAAAAATCGCGGACGCGGAATTGGAGGCAGCGCCCGGGCATGGCCAATAAATTGGTCTTCCCGAGCAAATGGCATCCCTGTGACAAGGATTCACGAAGATTGCTCCTCGATTGATCCTTGAAGATGCCGCAGTTCGCATTGCCCGCTCCTCAACGGGCGGCGCGAAACAGTTGCTGTATATCCCGATCTGCCTGCCGGTAGGCAGGTGTTATCGGGACCTCCTCCAAATCTGCGTCCGCGATTGAATTGTGATGAACAAAAAAGAGATTATTTAGTCGCGGAGAGTATAATCTCAAAACAAATAATCTCTTTCTTGATCCCGAATAACAAAATGGTAATCGGGACCCTATTTTCTCTCTCCTCGTATTAAATTGTATGGTTCAAATACTTATTGATTTTTGATTTTTAACAAGTAACTATACCATAGGCTAAGGGATTTGTCAAGACCTGCTGACAGATATTTTAGCTAAATTAAGCCTTTTATGCATAGATTAGCCAAAATATGTCAAAAACTAAAATATAAGGGCAAACAAGCGAATTTTAATGTGACTGTGGATAATCTTGGGGATAATTTTTTAAATATCCGGCTTGACGAAGCAAAAAATATTAAAAAATGGCTTATTTTAGCCATATTATCGCATCTCTTGACAAGCTCAAAGTTATACCCACAAAACTTGACAGTTTTGAGAAGTCTTGTTAAAATTAGGGCACGCTGTTTGATTTTTGGCTTATTTTCCGCTATAAAGTCATACTTTCTAAGAGTGGAACAAGTCTCAAACATGACACATCAGTAGCAAAATTTTTTTTGGCTGCCCTAGCCATTTATTGGCGCGGGGATTTTTTATTTTTAGACCCTAAAAATTTATCAAAATTTCTTAATAAAATAATTTCCGCAAGATATTTATTAACACCCTATGATATTTAAAAGAATGGCGCCGACCGAGCCGGGCAGAAAATATTTTACCCGCTTGCGCGAGGCGATTCCGCTCCCGAACCTAATTCAGGTCCAGCTGGACTCATATCGCTGGTTTCTTGAAAACGGTATTCGCGAGCTTTTTAACGAGATTTCGCCGATTAAGGATTTTATCGGCCGTGATCTTGAGTTATATTTTGAAGATTATTATTTCGACGAGCCCAAGTTTGACGAGCCGACATCGCGCGAAAAAAATATTACTTACGAAGCGCCGCTCCGTGTGCGCGCCAAGCTCATGAACCGCCGCACCGAAGAAGAGCGCGAGCAGGATATTTATCTCGGCGACTTGCCGGTAATGACTGACCGCGGCACTTTTATCATCAATGGTATCGAGCGCGCGGTTGTCACCCAGCTCGTGCGTTCGGCCGGCGCTTTTTTTACTTCCGAATTCAACCGCGGACGCAAGTATTACGGAGCGAAACTGATTCCCAACCGCGGCGCCTGGCTTGAATTTGAAACCGACGCGAGCAATGTCATCTGGGTGAAGATTGATCGTAAAAGAAAAGTCGTGGTTACGGCGCTCATGCGTTCGTTCGGATATTCCACGGATGAGGAAATTATCAAAGAGTTTAAGGACGTGGATATTCACCCGACCAATCGTTACATTGAATCAACCATCGCGAAAGATGTTTCGCATGATCAGGACGGCGGCTTGATCGAGGTGTACAAAAGAATTCGTCCTGGCGATCTTGCAACTCCAGATAATGCCAAAAGCTTGATACACGCCATGTTTTTTAATTACGATCGTTATGATTTGGGTAAAGTCGGTCGTTATAAATTCAATCTGCGTTTCGGACTGGATACGGCAAAAAAACACGTTGAAGATGAAAAGAATCGCATTCTCCGACCCGAAGACATTGTCATGATTGTCCGTGAAATTATCCGGCTGAATATTAGCCAGGGAGACGCCGATGATGTCGATCATCTCGGCAACCGCCGCGTTCGCGCGGTCGGAGAACTGGTGCAGGCGCGTTTCCGCGTCGGCCTCGCGCGCATGGAGCGCATTGTCAAAGACCGCATGAGCACCATTGATGTTTCGGCCCTGACTTCCGGAAAATTGGTCAACGCCCGCCCGGTTATCGGCGCGGTGCGCGAATTTTTTATGTCATCCCAGCTTTCGCAGTTCATGGATCAGACCAATCCTCTGGCCGAACTTGAGCACAAGCGCCGGCTCTCGGCCATGGGCCCGGGCGGCTTATCGCGCGAACGCGCCGGATTTGAAGTCCGTGACGTCCACCCGACTCACTACGGCCGCATCTGCCCGATTGCCACTCCCGAAGGACCGAACATCGGCTTGGTGGGCCATCTTTCCTGCTACGCGCTTGTTAATGAATACGGTTTTATTGAATCTCCTTACCGTCGCGTGGTGCATGATGTGCCGAACGACGGCAAGTCCGCGGTCGGGGAATATGCCCGCCATGATTTGAAAGACGCTGAAGGCAAAATTGTTGTTTCCGCCGAAGAAAAGATTACCAAAGAAATCGCTGCGAAACTTATAGGCAACGGAACGGAAACCATTCCGCTCAAGCCGCGCGTCACCAATGATATTGAATATTTGAACGCGTTTCACGAAGAAAAATCAATCTGCGCTTCGGCCACCACTGCAATCGACGAAAAAGGATTCTTTCTGGAAACGCAGGTCGGCGTCCGCAAACGCGGCGAGCCGAGCGTTGAAGACGTTCACTCCATTGATTACATGGACGTTGCTTCAAAGCAGATTGTGAGTATCGCCACTGCCTTGATCCCGTTCCTGGAACATGATGACACTGTCCGCGCCTTGATGGGCACGAACATGCAGCGCCAGGCAGTGCCGTGTGTTAAAGCCGATGCTCCGATTGTTGGCACCGGCGTGGAGGAGCGCGCGGCGCGCGATTCCGGGCATATGATATCGGCCGAAGAAGACGGTGTGGTGAAATATATTGACGCCGCCCGCATTATTATTGAGAAGAAAGACGGCGACGCGCATGAATATGTGATGAAAAAATTTCTGCGCTCCAATGCTTCCACCTGCATCAACCAGACTCCGGTTGTTTCACCCGGCCAAAAAATTAAGATTGGAGATGTTCTCGCCGACGGTTCGGGCATCGATCAGGGCGAACTTGCCCTGGGCCAGAATGTTTTCGTGGCTTTCATGGCCTGGGAAGGGTACAACTACGAGGACGCGGTTATTATTTCCGAGCGCCTTGTGCAGGACGACCGTTATACATCAGTGAATATTGAACACTGCGTGGTTGATGTGCGCGATACCAAACTCGGGCCGGAAGTGGTTACTTCGGATATTCCGAATATCGGCGAAGAAAAACTCCGCAATTTAGATGAGAACGGCATTGTACGCGTCGGCGCCGAAGTCACATCCGGCGATATTTTGGTCGGCAAAATTACTCCCAAGGGCGAAACCGAACTTTCGGCCGAAGAAAAACTCCTGCGTGCCATTTTCGGCGAGAAGGCCCGCGACGTGCGCGACAGTTCGCTTTATCTTGAGCACGGTGAACATGGCAAGGTAGTGGATATTAAAATTTTTTCACGCGAGGACGGCGACAAACTGCCGCCCGGCGTTATTAAATCAATTCAGGTTTCCGTGGCCGATCTCCGCAAGGTGCAGGTTGGCGACAAGCTCGCCGGCCGTCACGGCAACAAAGGCGTTATTTCCAAGGTGGTTCCGATTGAAGACATGCCGTTTCTCGAAGACGGCACGCCGGTTGACATGATTCTTTCGCCGCTCGGCGTTGTCTCCCGCATGAACCTCGGCCAGATTCTGGAAACTCATCTTGGCCTTGCGGCCAACGCCCTTGGCTATCAGGTTGCGACTCCGGTTTTGGATGGCGTCTCGGAAGAAACTATTCACAGCGAACTCAAGCGCGCCGGTTTTCCGTCCGACGGAAAAATCAAGGTATTTGACGGCCGCACCGGCGACGCATTTGAAAACAAACCGACAGTTGGCTACATATATATGATGAAGCTCAACCATATGGTTGAAGATAAAATTCATCAGCGCTCCATTGGGCCATACTCGCTCATCACTCAGCAGCCCCTTGGGGGCAAAGCCCAGTTCGGCGGCCAGAGGTTCGGTGAAATGGAAGTCTGGGCGCTCGAGGCTTACGGCGCGGCGCATACCCTGCAGGAAATACTCACCATCAAATCCGACGACGTGCCCGGCCGCAGCAAGGCATATGAATCAATTATCAAGGGTGAGGAAATCAAAAAACTCAATATTCCGGAATCATTCAATGTATTGGTGCGCGAGCTCAAGGGCCTTTGTCTGGATGTGGAACTCCTGAAAGACGGTGAGCGGGTTGACAGCATCATTGATTCTGGAGAAGTGACGAAACGGCCTGACTCATTTCAAAAATAATATTGAAACATATGCCAGAACCAATCACGAAAATTGCCGACTTTGACGCCATGCGGCTTCGGCTCGCTTCTCCGGAAGCGATCCGCTCCTGGTCTTACGGCGAAGTTACAAAACCCGAGACCATTAATTACCG
Protein-coding regions in this window:
- the recA gene encoding recombinase RecA — encoded protein: MAKDKEREGQDEKQNAASEAVSQIKSRFGEGSIMKLGEAKSMQVETVPTGSISLDIALGVGGVPHGRIIEIFGPEASGKTTLAQHIVAEVQKRGGIAAFVDAEHALDPDYAKRIGVKINDLLISQPDTGEQALEIVETLVRSNAVDVIVIDSVAALTPRAEIEGDMGDQHIGLQARLMSQALRKLAGIVSKSRTIVIFINQIRHKIGVMFGNPETTTGGNALKFYSSVRIEVRRAAQIKQGETIIGNRVKAKIVKNKVAPPFRATEFDIMYNEGISIPGDLLDTGIAYGIIQKSGNSYAYGEIKLGVGRETAKLFLKGDPKLMDKIGKDIWEQVKAKAPEKD
- a CDS encoding helix-turn-helix domain-containing protein, producing MPAFRIKTIDVMPTLGQELASWRERRGLSTAEAAERAGLQEKFIVAFEKNDFSELPEILYSKNYLRAYLRALGLKEAKFIPLFEHEWNLAAKVQGKTGHRPASGTLRPSHLIVAPRLIKIFLVSIAGLAIIGYLGWQINALLRPPSLIVTAPPDDFVTVRAQAEIQGKTDAEALVKINDQAVVTDSEGRFNHTLDLQRGLNIVTIEAWKRHSRAVTVYKKIIMESNED
- a CDS encoding DNA translocase FtsK 4TM domain-containing protein; this translates as MKKRKKINGNRGEKHQKFHWHLTPETRRGIAIIALLATTLIIALSIFNLAGSFGVKINDFLRDAFGWDRILIPVIMAVIAYVIFAPGKLRVNATNWVGVVLFFLFFNALVHVLVFGNEDFTAEELATAGGMIGLLVASPFLGLTGFWGALVLTVALTGVSILFLLNTYIQHLMAAGTIVGRMFTAIFSIFKPIGFLFKRSERTAKFSDETESEIGAPEVINDQGEYDPGFAKKIIKNRIERIIKPPEEHLPSAAPTRVRAKIDIPFDLLSAEAGKPTAGDIKARQEIIRKTLADFGVQVEMGDIAIGPTVTQYTLKPTEGVKLTRITALTNDLALALAAHPIRIEAPIPGKSLVGIEVPNQSIATVRLRQILDTREFRGRKSNTYIALGKDVSGAPHLADIARMPHLLVAGSTGSGKTVCLNAIIMSLLFQNSPDELKFILIDPKRVELPVYNGLPHLLTPVVTDVHKTVNAFKWAIREMEKRFDILSKCGARDIGTYNSGHQEKLPYIIIVIDELADLMTAAASEVEASIIRLAQMARAVGIHLILATQRPSVDVITGLIKANFPARIAFAVASLMDSRTILDTSGAEKLLGRGDMLFTSAEISKPRRLQGAFVTDQEIRNVVSFIKEKYAPASYDETVTEKGTAGGTIFSSDGDGDPLMPEAVEAIFQAKKASASLLQRRLKVGYARAARLLDLMEEQGIIGPGDGAKPRELLINSLDDLEDLGGAPLDSEEVSEETAEDEPTKEQENNIATEQQNNGTTEQAEEEEAEEEEVEEEESEEKEVEEEAENEPGESEEDAEEDEAKEEPSAYVPSDDETGWGRKNDQD
- a CDS encoding DNA-directed RNA polymerase subunit beta; translated protein: MIFKRMAPTEPGRKYFTRLREAIPLPNLIQVQLDSYRWFLENGIRELFNEISPIKDFIGRDLELYFEDYYFDEPKFDEPTSREKNITYEAPLRVRAKLMNRRTEEEREQDIYLGDLPVMTDRGTFIINGIERAVVTQLVRSAGAFFTSEFNRGRKYYGAKLIPNRGAWLEFETDASNVIWVKIDRKRKVVVTALMRSFGYSTDEEIIKEFKDVDIHPTNRYIESTIAKDVSHDQDGGLIEVYKRIRPGDLATPDNAKSLIHAMFFNYDRYDLGKVGRYKFNLRFGLDTAKKHVEDEKNRILRPEDIVMIVREIIRLNISQGDADDVDHLGNRRVRAVGELVQARFRVGLARMERIVKDRMSTIDVSALTSGKLVNARPVIGAVREFFMSSQLSQFMDQTNPLAELEHKRRLSAMGPGGLSRERAGFEVRDVHPTHYGRICPIATPEGPNIGLVGHLSCYALVNEYGFIESPYRRVVHDVPNDGKSAVGEYARHDLKDAEGKIVVSAEEKITKEIAAKLIGNGTETIPLKPRVTNDIEYLNAFHEEKSICASATTAIDEKGFFLETQVGVRKRGEPSVEDVHSIDYMDVASKQIVSIATALIPFLEHDDTVRALMGTNMQRQAVPCVKADAPIVGTGVEERAARDSGHMISAEEDGVVKYIDAARIIIEKKDGDAHEYVMKKFLRSNASTCINQTPVVSPGQKIKIGDVLADGSGIDQGELALGQNVFVAFMAWEGYNYEDAVIISERLVQDDRYTSVNIEHCVVDVRDTKLGPEVVTSDIPNIGEEKLRNLDENGIVRVGAEVTSGDILVGKITPKGETELSAEEKLLRAIFGEKARDVRDSSLYLEHGEHGKVVDIKIFSREDGDKLPPGVIKSIQVSVADLRKVQVGDKLAGRHGNKGVISKVVPIEDMPFLEDGTPVDMILSPLGVVSRMNLGQILETHLGLAANALGYQVATPVLDGVSEETIHSELKRAGFPSDGKIKVFDGRTGDAFENKPTVGYIYMMKLNHMVEDKIHQRSIGPYSLITQQPLGGKAQFGGQRFGEMEVWALEAYGAAHTLQEILTIKSDDVPGRSKAYESIIKGEEIKKLNIPESFNVLVRELKGLCLDVELLKDGERVDSIIDSGEVTKRPDSFQK